A portion of the Cellulophaga algicola DSM 14237 genome contains these proteins:
- a CDS encoding aminotransferase class V-fold PLP-dependent enzyme: MIDVTKIRKDFPILKREVNGKPLVYLDNAATSQTPQQVIDVIVDYYSNYNANIHRGVHALSQEATDKYEQARIKIQTHFNAAKAYEVIFTSGTTHSINIVANGFSTLLKKGDEIIVSAMEHHSNIVPWQMLCERTGAILKVIPMNLEGELILEDYHSILSDKTKLVFCNHVSNALGTINPIKEIIDAAHNVGAAVLIDGAQAAPHIKADVQELGADFYTVSAHKICGPTGAGILYGKEEWLNKLPPYQGGGEMIAEVTFEKTTYADLPHKFEAGTPNICGGIAMAAGLDYMNAIGFDEIAAYEHELLEYATEKLLAIDGLKIYGTAKEKTAVISFNVGAIHPYDIGSILDKLGVAVRTGHHCAQPIMDFFKIPGTVRASFSFYNTLHEVDVLVEAVKKAKSMLE; encoded by the coding sequence ATGATAGACGTTACTAAAATTCGAAAAGATTTTCCAATATTAAAGAGGGAAGTTAATGGAAAACCCTTGGTTTATCTTGATAATGCAGCAACATCACAAACACCGCAACAAGTTATTGATGTTATTGTAGACTATTACAGCAACTATAATGCAAATATTCACCGTGGCGTACATGCTTTATCTCAGGAAGCGACGGATAAATATGAGCAAGCAAGAATAAAAATTCAAACACACTTTAATGCAGCGAAGGCGTACGAGGTTATTTTTACTTCGGGAACAACGCACAGTATTAATATTGTAGCCAACGGATTTTCTACCTTATTAAAAAAAGGAGATGAGATTATTGTTTCGGCAATGGAGCACCATTCAAACATAGTGCCTTGGCAAATGCTTTGTGAGCGAACAGGTGCAATTCTAAAGGTTATCCCTATGAATTTAGAGGGAGAATTAATATTAGAGGATTATCATTCTATACTTTCTGATAAAACAAAACTTGTATTTTGTAATCATGTATCTAATGCATTAGGGACCATAAACCCTATAAAAGAAATTATTGATGCTGCGCATAATGTTGGAGCCGCTGTATTAATTGATGGTGCACAGGCTGCACCACATATTAAAGCAGATGTACAGGAATTAGGTGCTGATTTTTATACGGTATCTGCACACAAAATTTGTGGGCCAACTGGAGCGGGAATTTTATACGGAAAAGAAGAATGGCTAAATAAATTGCCTCCCTACCAAGGTGGTGGAGAAATGATTGCAGAGGTTACTTTTGAAAAGACCACCTATGCAGATTTACCGCATAAATTTGAAGCAGGAACTCCTAATATTTGTGGCGGTATTGCAATGGCTGCAGGATTAGATTATATGAATGCCATAGGTTTTGATGAAATAGCAGCTTACGAGCATGAGCTTTTAGAATATGCTACTGAAAAATTGTTGGCGATTGACGGATTAAAAATCTATGGTACTGCTAAAGAAAAAACAGCAGTCATCTCTTTCAATGTAGGAGCAATACACCCTTATGATATAGGTTCAATATTAGATAAATTAGGGGTTGCAGTTCGTACAGGGCATCATTGTGCACAACCAATTATGGATTTCTTTAAGATTCCGGGTACGGTAAGAGCTAGTTTTAGTTTTTACAATACACTACACGAAGTTGATGTGTTGGTGGAAGCCGTGAAAAAAGCAAAATCTATGTTAGAATAA
- a CDS encoding SUF system Fe-S cluster assembly protein: protein MSEEATIDTAELGEKIVGVLKTIYDPEIPVDIYELGLIYDVFVNEDNEVKILMTLTSPNCPVAESLPAEVEEKVKSLDAVKDAEVEITFDPPWTQELMSEEAKLELGML from the coding sequence ATGAGCGAAGAAGCAACAATAGATACAGCAGAATTAGGAGAAAAAATAGTAGGTGTTTTAAAAACAATCTATGATCCTGAAATACCAGTAGACATTTATGAATTAGGATTAATCTATGACGTTTTTGTAAATGAAGACAATGAAGTTAAGATTCTAATGACCTTAACATCTCCTAACTGTCCAGTAGCAGAATCATTACCTGCTGAAGTTGAAGAAAAAGTAAAATCTCTTGATGCTGTTAAAGATGCAGAGGTAGAAATTACTTTTGACCCGCCTTGGACCCAAGAATTAATGAGTGAAGAAGCTAAGTTAGAATTAGGAATGCTTTAA
- the sufD gene encoding Fe-S cluster assembly protein SufD → MDLKDKLISSFMAFENNVDVDHPVHEVRSEAMKNFETKGFPSKKDEAWKYTSLNGLQKIDFSIFPKEVNALEYREVKKYFINEIDTYKIVFIDGIFSSNLSETTHDGVDICLMSSALNKPMYKQIIDVYFNKIASKDESLTTLNTAFSKEGAYIYIPKNKMPKKPIEILHFATGNEASLMLQPRNLIIVEEHAEVQIIERHQSLTSNEVLTNCVTEIFAAKSAIVDYYKVQNDDANASLIDNTYIDQKDKSDVKVHTFSFGGKLTRNNLNFYQNGEYIDSTMKGVTILGDKQHVDHHTLVHHIEPNCESHQDYKGIYNDSSTGVFNGKIIVEKLAQKTNAFQQNNNILISDKASINTKPQLEIFADDVKCSHGCTIGQLDEDALFYLQSRGIPKKEASALLMYAFANNVLESVRIPELKIRINKLIANKLGVNLGFDL, encoded by the coding sequence ATGGATTTAAAAGATAAATTAATTTCTTCATTTATGGCTTTTGAGAACAATGTTGATGTAGATCATCCTGTTCACGAAGTACGCTCAGAAGCAATGAAGAATTTTGAGACAAAAGGTTTTCCTTCTAAAAAGGATGAAGCTTGGAAGTACACTTCTTTAAATGGCTTGCAGAAAATAGATTTCAGTATTTTTCCTAAAGAGGTAAATGCTTTAGAGTATAGAGAGGTTAAAAAATACTTTATCAATGAAATTGACACCTATAAAATTGTATTTATAGATGGTATTTTTAGCTCTAATTTATCTGAAACTACGCATGACGGTGTTGATATTTGTTTAATGAGTTCGGCTTTAAATAAGCCAATGTACAAGCAAATCATCGATGTGTATTTTAATAAAATAGCGTCAAAAGACGAGTCGCTTACCACGTTAAATACTGCATTTAGTAAAGAGGGAGCTTATATTTATATCCCGAAAAACAAAATGCCTAAAAAGCCTATCGAAATATTACATTTCGCAACAGGTAATGAAGCTTCTTTAATGTTACAACCGCGTAACTTAATTATTGTAGAAGAGCATGCTGAGGTTCAAATTATAGAACGTCATCAAAGTTTAACCTCAAATGAAGTGTTGACCAATTGCGTTACTGAAATTTTTGCAGCTAAAAGTGCTATTGTAGACTATTATAAAGTTCAGAATGATGACGCTAATGCATCATTAATAGATAATACCTATATTGATCAGAAAGATAAAAGTGATGTAAAAGTACACACGTTTAGCTTTGGAGGAAAGTTAACAAGAAACAATCTTAATTTCTATCAGAATGGTGAGTATATAGATTCTACCATGAAAGGAGTTACTATTTTGGGTGATAAACAACATGTGGATCATCATACGTTAGTACATCATATAGAACCTAATTGTGAAAGTCACCAAGATTATAAGGGTATTTATAATGATAGCTCTACTGGTGTTTTTAATGGGAAAATTATTGTAGAAAAATTAGCGCAAAAAACCAATGCTTTTCAGCAGAATAATAATATTTTAATTAGTGATAAGGCGTCCATCAATACAAAACCTCAATTAGAGATTTTTGCAGATGATGTTAAGTGTTCTCACGGTTGTACTATTGGCCAGCTAGATGAAGATGCTTTATTCTATTTACAGTCTCGTGGTATTCCTAAAAAGGAAGCTAGTGCCTTATTAATGTATGCTTTTGCGAATAATGTTTTAGAAAGCGTTCGTATTCCAGAATTAAAAATTAGAATTAATAAACTGATTGCAAATAAATTAGGGGTTAATCTTGGGTTTGATTTGTAG
- a CDS encoding SufE family protein, with product MNIKEIQNDIVDEFSMFDDWMQRYEYMIDLGKSLPLIEAQYKTDDNIIKGCQSKVWVHADLKDNKLVFTADSDAIITKGIIAILIRAFSNQKPKDIIDADTAFIDEIGLKEHLSPTRANGLVSMIKQIKLYAIAYQTQVG from the coding sequence ATGAACATTAAAGAAATACAAAACGATATCGTAGATGAGTTTTCAATGTTTGATGATTGGATGCAGCGATATGAGTATATGATAGACTTAGGTAAGTCATTACCTTTGATTGAAGCGCAATATAAAACCGATGATAATATCATAAAAGGATGCCAAAGTAAAGTTTGGGTTCACGCAGATTTAAAAGATAATAAATTGGTATTTACGGCAGATAGTGATGCCATTATAACAAAAGGAATTATTGCTATTTTAATCCGAGCATTTAGCAACCAAAAACCTAAAGATATTATAGACGCAGATACTGCGTTTATTGATGAAATAGGTTTAAAAGAACATTTATCACCTACAAGAGCTAATGGTTTGGTTAGTATGATAAAACAAATAAAATTATACGCAATAGCGTATCAAACTCAGGTAGGTTAA
- a CDS encoding DUF2480 family protein encodes MDEILNKVSQSKLITFDLEDYYPKGERVVLDIKDWLYEGFILREKDFREVVASHDWNQYQDKFVALTCSTDAIIPGWAYMLLTTRLQPFAKKVVVGSLEDLETSLYQTIIENIDVSSLKDHPVIIKGCSKKPVPANAYLQATAKIQTVAKSIMYGEACSSVPLFKRK; translated from the coding sequence ATGGATGAAATATTAAATAAAGTCTCTCAGAGCAAATTAATCACTTTTGATTTGGAAGATTATTATCCAAAGGGAGAGCGCGTAGTTTTAGATATTAAAGACTGGCTTTATGAAGGTTTTATTCTTCGTGAAAAAGATTTTAGAGAAGTAGTAGCATCACACGATTGGAACCAATATCAGGACAAATTTGTAGCGTTAACTTGTTCTACGGATGCCATTATTCCTGGGTGGGCTTATATGCTTCTTACAACTAGGCTTCAGCCCTTTGCTAAAAAGGTTGTTGTGGGAAGTTTAGAAGATTTAGAGACCTCACTCTATCAAACTATTATAGAAAACATTGATGTATCTTCTTTAAAAGATCATCCTGTAATTATTAAAGGATGTAGTAAAAAACCTGTTCCAGCTAATGCATACCTACAAGCTACAGCTAAAATACAGACTGTTGCGAAGAGTATTATGTATGGTGAGGCATGCTCTTCAGTGCCTTTATTTAAAAGAAAATAG